ATTGTTAATGTTGCAAAAGTTTCTGTTAAATATACTCATAAAGGACCTATTATTAATGCAAATATTGAAAATTTTAAGACAGATGAAATGAATACAAAGTTAGCAAATATAGCTACAGAACTTACAAAATATATAAAAAATATGTTGGGTGTAACTGTAAAAAAGGTTAATTTAAATATAAATAAAATAAATACGAGTCAAGTTATAGAAGAAAATATTGAAACAGAAAAAGTTGAAGAAATTAATGATGATGTAGTAGAAATAGATTAGGAATAGTTATGGAACAAAGAAAAATAAGAGAAGAAATTTTTAAAATATTATTTGAGCATGAATTAGTATCTTCTAATATTTTTGAAAGAACAAAACAATTTTTAGAAGAAAATAAACTTAGTAATTCAAAAGAAGAATTTATAAATCGTTTCATGAAAGAATATAGTGAAAATGAACAAGAGCTAGTAACTGGCTTGAAAAAGTATCTTAAAACATGGTCTTTTGAAAGATTAGGAGTAGTTGAAAAAGTTCTTTTAAAAATGTCATACTATGAAATTGTTTTGAAAAAAGAGGAATATGAAATTGTAATAAATGAAGCAGTTGAGCTTGCAAAAATATATGGAGATGTAAAAACTAGACAATTTATAAATGGTGTATTAGCTGATTTAGTTAAAGAAATGAGATAATATGGAAAAGGTAATTGTATTTTCAAACAAAGAGAAAACTTTAATTGAAATAAAAAAATCAACTTCATATGAGAATATTATTTTAGACTTAGGGGATTTAGATATAGATCCCCCATTCTTAAATTATATACTAAAAATTTTTAGATTATTAAAAAGTAATAAGCAGAAAGTTGTCTTTATTTCAAAAAAAGGTCTTAATAATGAAATGAATAAATATTTTAGATTTTTTCAAAGTCTAGATGAATATAGAAAAATGAAGATATTTACAAATTTTACAATTAAGATCTACTTATCCAATACCTATTTAAGAGATTTATTAAGAGATACCTTTGTATCCAATGGCTTCTTAACTAAGGAAAGAGAAGAATTAAAATTTTTAAATAAGGAACATGATTCTAAGGATAGGGATATATATATTATAAATTTTGAAAAATATCAAAGTGAAAAATTAAATGAAATAAAAAAAATAAAGGCAAAGAATCAAAATTGCAAAATAGTCCTATTAATAGATAAACAAATGGCATATAGGGCATTGAGAACTGTAAAATTAGGTGTGGATAGTATAATAGAAAAACCTGTAAATATAGATGAAATTTTAGCTACTGTGAAAAATTTAGCTATGCAAAGTAGGTTACAAAAAGAAAATGAAGAATTGAATAGAAAAATAGAAAAAGAATTAGCCTTGGCAAGTGATATACAAAAGAATTTATTACCTGAAAAAAATATAGAATTTAATGGCTATAGGGTAGAGTATTTATTTCAACCATCTCAAAAAATTGGTGGAGATTTTTGTGATGTTTTAAAGCTAGATGAAAATAGACTTGCAATAATTTTTGCAGATATTTCAGGACATGGAATCCCAGCAGCCTTATTATCAACTATGCTTAAAAGTCTAGTAGTTACTGAAATAAAGAAATATATGAAAACTAATGAATTATTAGAAAAATTAAATGAAAGAATTATAAATATTTTTCCTGATGGAAAATTTGTTAGCCTATTTTATTTGATTATAGATAGTGCAAAAAATACTTTTACTTATTGTAAAGGTTCACAAGAACCCGCCTTATTATTAAGAAATAATAAAGTGGAAAAATTGGAAACTGAAGGACAAGTTTTAGGAATATTTTCAAAGAAAAATTTTCCAGATCTAGTTAATTTTGAAGAAAAAAGTATGGAATTTAAGAAGGATGATGTTATTTTACTCTATACAGATGGTATAACAGAAGCACATAATGAAAATGGCTATTATGGAGATGAACATTTAGAAAAAGTATTTTTAAAAGAAAAACAGGATATATATAAAATAAAGGAAAGTTTAAATGAATATATTTTAGAAGATGATTTAACCTTACTTACAATTTGGAGAGATAATGAAAATATATAAGGTAATTGGCATGAGTTGTAAGGCTTGTGCAGTAAAAATAGAAGAAAATTTGGAAAAAAATGGTGTAAAATTCAAGCTAAATTTTATTGCAGAAAAGCTTGTTATAGAAAATAAAAATGGTATAGATGTAGTAAAAGTTGTAGAAAATTTAGGCTATAAATTAGTTGAAGATACTGAAAAAGTGGAGGAAAAAGAAGTAAATTTAGGTCTTGTTGGAGTACTTTCTATTATATCAATGAGTTTAGCAATGTCTTCAATAAAAAATAGTGGATATTTTCAATTACTTCTAAGTTTAATTGTAATATTTTTATCAAAAGACATATTATTTCTTGGTATAAAGAGTATAATTAAGTTGACCTTTACTATGTATTCATTAATTAGTTTGGGAGTACTAATTTCTTTTGTATATAGTGTATACAATTTAATTATTTTAAAAACTAATCTAATATATTTTGATAGTACCTGTATGATTTTATTCGTGGTGCTATTAGGAAAAAAGATAGAAAAGAAATTAAAGAAAAATACAAATAAGGCTATAGAAAATTTAACTAGTATCATTCCTGATAAAGGAGAGGTTAAAATAGGAGATATATTAACCTTGAATAAGGATTCTATTGCGAGCTTTGATGGGAAAATATTAGAAGGTTTTGGTATATTTGATGAAAAATTAATAACAGGTGAAAGTAAACAAAAGATAAAAAGAAAAAATGATAGAGTTTATGCAGGTTGTAAATTAATAGATGGGAATATAAAATATATTATAGATTTAAAAAAAGAAGATATGGTGATTTATAGAATAAAAAATATGCTAGAATTAGCTTGTAAAATACAGTCACCACTTACTAATTTTACAGATAAATTAACAAAAGTATTTGTTCCAATAGTAATATTAATATCTTTTTTTACCTATGTAATAGGTAGAAATATTAATAATGCAATATGTGTTCTTTTAATTTCTTGCCCTTGTGCAATAGGCCTATCTATACCTATTTGTTTGATAGTAATAGTTGGTAGTTTAGCTAAAAAAAATATATTAATTAAAGATGGAAGTGCAATATTAAATTCAATTAAAATAGATAAAATAGTATTTGATAAAACAGGGACTTTAACAAAAGGGAAACCTATTGTAAAAGATATTTCAATAAATGCTGAAGATATAGAGTATGTATATAATATGGAGAAAAATTTATCACATCCTATAGCAAAATCAATTAAGGAATATTTAAAGAAAAATTATGTAGTAGAAGATAAGGATATTAATGTTAGAAATTATCAAGGCCTTGGTGTGGGATATTCAGATTATCTTGTAGGTAGCATAAATCTTATGCTAAGGAAGGGCATAGATGTAAGTAAAATAAATAATAAATATAAGGACTTGTCAAAAGAGGGTAAAACTGTTATACTAATATCTAAATACAAAGAAATTAGAGGTTTAATTACATTAATAGATGATATTAATGATAATGCCCCTTTATTTATTAATTATTGTAAAAAAAACAATATAGATATGAGTATACTAAGTGGAGATAATAGGTATACTACAAAATATATTGCAGATAAATTAGGTATAGAAAAATATAATTTTGAGGTTTTACCTTATGAAAAGAGTAAATATATCGAAGATATTCTTGAAAAAGATAAAGTTGTAGCTATGGTGGGCGATGGAATAAATGATATCGTAGCAATCAATAATGCAAATATAGGGATAGCTATTAATAAGGGAGCTATACCAACTTTGGAAACTAGCGATGTTGTAATAAATGACTTAATGGATATTACTATATTACAAAAATATAGCAAACTTTGTCTTAGATATATTAAAGAAAATCTTTTTTTTACAGTGATATATAATATATTTGGGATAATGATAGCAACAGGTATATTGGGTATTCAATTGACACCAATGATAGCCTCTATATGTATGATGTTAAGTTCAATATCAGTTTTGTTAAATACATTAAGATTAAAAAGGAGTTGTAATAGATGAGAGAAAAAATATTAATTATTGATTATGGTTCACAATATAGCCAATTAATTGCAAGAAGAATTAGAGAAATGGAAGTGTACTGTGAAATCACATCAAGAGTTGATGTTAATAAGATAGGAAACGATGTAAAGGGAATAATTTTTTCAGGAGGACCAGCTTCAGTATATGAAGAAAATTCACCTAGTGTAGATAAAAAAATATTTGATTTAAATATACCAATATTAGGTATATGTTATGGTATGCAATTAATAACATATTTAAATGGTGGAATGGTTGAAAAATCAAATAAAAGAGAATTTGGTAAAGCAACATTAGAAATTATAGAAGAAGGAAATCCTTTATTTAAAGGTGTACCTAAAGAATCTTTAGTTTGGATGAGTCATGGAGATCATATTACAAAAATGGCAAAAGGATTTAGAACTATTGCTAAAACAAGTTCATCTAATGCTGCAGTTTGTAATGATAATAAGGTATACGCTCTACAATTTCATCCTGAAGTTCTTCATTCACAATATGGTAAGAATATGATAGAAAATTTCATATTTGACATATGTAAAATAGAAAAGAATTGGAAAATGGGAGATGTAATAAAGGAAAAAATAGAAGATATTAAGAAAAAAACTAAGGGAGAAAAAGTTTTATTAGGTTTATCTGGAGGAGTTGATTCATCTGTTGCAGCATTATTGATTAATAAGGCAATAGGAGATAAATTAGTTTGTGTCTTTGTGGATACAGGCTTATTAAGAAAAGATGAAGCAATAAAAGTTAAAAAGCAATATGAGAGCATAGATAGCTTTAATATAGTTTTTGTAGATGCTAAAAAGAGATTCTTAGAAAAATTAAAAGGTGTAGTAGACCCTGAAGAAAAAAGAAAGATAATAGGTAAAGAATTTATAGAAGTATTCAATGAACAAGCTAAAAAATTACAAGAAGAAAAAGAAATTAAATTTTTAGCACAAGGAACTATATATCCAGATGTAATAGAATCTGCTAGTGAAGATGGCTTATCACATACTATTAAGTCACACCATAATGTTGGAGGGCTACCAAAAGATTGTAAATTTGAATTGATAGAACCACTAAGAAACTTATTTAAAGATGAAGTAAGAAAGTTAGGTAAAAATTTAGGTTTATGTGATGATTTGATAAAAAGACATCCTTTCCCAGGACCTGGTTTAGGTATTAGAGTAATAGAAGAGGTTACTGAAGAAAAAGTTAAACTATTACAAGAAGCAGATGATATATTTATAGAAGAATTAATAAAAAATGGACTATATGATAAGGTAAGTCAAGCTTTTGTAGTGCTATTACCTGTTAAAACAGTAGGTGTTATGGGAGATGTTAGAACATATGAATATGTAGTTGCAATAAGGGCAGTAAATACTATTGATTTTATGACAGCAACATTCTCAAAATTACCTTATGAATTTTTAGAAATAGTTTCAAATAGAATAGTTAATGAAGTTAGAGGCGTAAATAGAGTAGTTTATGATATTTCATCTAAGCCTGCAGCAACAATTGAGTGGGAGTAATCGCAAAAAATCATAGAAATGGCTTAAAACAAGGCTTTTGAGCTTATTGAAACGAGCGACTGGGACAAAATTGGGTAAAGATTTCAAAAGTAATAAATTGAGTAATAGCTCCCAGTGGCTTTACAAGAAAATACAAAAGACCGTAGCTTAGTTGTTACGGTCTTTTTGTTCTATAACCCATAAACTTGAAATTGTCTGTAAATTAAAATGAATAATCGTACCTAACACCAATACTACATTTTCTATTATCATAATCCCTTTTTTTAAAACTATGTTAGATGTACAAAACACGGTCATTATTATCAGAATAATATATTCAAGTGCCTTATCAAGCAATAGTGTTATACCAATTACTTAGACTGCTATTGTGATTGTTCATTTATAGTTTTTTAGCAATGTTTTTCATTCATTCCCAACTATTATTTCAAATTTTGAGCATAAAACAATTGAATTTATTGCTTATCCGTTAAATTGAATTATTAATAATACTTTATTTTAAGTTTTCATTCATTAGAAACATCTTTATATCTACTTTTGTACTTATATGATTCTATTTAATAATTTTATTCGCTTCAACTCTATAATTAATTTTCGAGTTTGAGCTGCATATTTATCTTTTCTATTAAAGTAAATATATATTTTTATTATTACGATTACAATGAAAACAAGTATTAAAACTGCTGTTGCTATTGCATATATTTTAACTCCATTTTGAATTAATTTTTTATCTATTAAACTACAAGCAATAATTCCTAATATCAAAAAAAACAAATTTGCTCCAAATGATGATATCGAGTTTAATATTGGATATTCTTTATGTAATTCATTTATAGGCTCCAATTTCAACTTAAAATACTCAATAACGTTAGTAATCTTTTGAGAGTCAACATTATTTTCAATTAATATTTCACATATTTCATTATCTCTCATTCTAATCATTTCATTTCGATAGTTTTCTAATTTATCCATATTTTTGAACAGAAAAAATATGGTAATAAGTACTAATATGCTCCAATAAATAATCACAGGTATACTGTTCTCAAAAGAGCAAGGGGCTTTACATTCATTATTGCTGAAGCGGAAGAAGTAATTTGTTGGATACAAAAATAAAGTTCTTTCAAAATTTAGCTCTTAAAAAATATAGTAAAAATGCTATAATATATAAAATAACTTCATAAACGTATAATTAAGGAGTGAAAATATGAAAGTCAGTTATAATGAATTGTGAAAAGTTTTAATAGACAAAAATATGAATAAAAAAGCTTTAGCAAATGCTTGTGAATTATCTCCTGCAACTATATCCAAAATGGGCAGAGGAGAGTTTGTTAGCATGGATGTTTTATATCGTATCGGAACCAAATTAGGTGTTGATTTTGGAGATATGGTTTCAATTATAGAGCAAAAGAAATAAACAAAACTTGAGGTGACAAAATGGAATCTCAAGTTCTAAAAGATGGAGGTATTTATCTCAGAAGATAAAAATCTCGTCATTGTTGACAATAAAGAAATACAGAATATTATTTATACCATTAGAGGCAAAAAGGTAATGGTTGATAGTGATCTCGCAGAATTATATAAAGTTACTACTGGCAATTTAAATAAAGCGATGAAAAAAAATTTATCAAGATTTCCAGAACACTTTTGTTTTCAATTAAAGGAACTTGAATATGAAAACTTGAGATTCCAAAATGGAAGCTCAAATTTCAATAATAATTATGGTGGCAGAAGATATATGCCATATGTATTTACAGAACAAGGTATCGCCATGCTTTTTGCTGTTCTTAAAAGTGATGTAGCAGTCGAAGTCAGTATTAAAATTATGAATAGCTTTGTGGAGATGAGAAGATTTTTGATTTCCAATCAAGAGCTGTTTTCAAGATTGGATAGGATTGAGTTAAAGCAATTGGAAACAGATAAGAAGCTGGAAGAAGTATTTAATTATTTAGCTACCAATACTGAGGTTAAGTAAAATATCTTTTTCGATGGGCAAATTTATGATGCGTTTAGCTTTATTGTAGGACTTGTTAAAAAGGCTAATTAAGAAATAATTTTGATTGACAACTATGTAGATGTCAACACCTTAAATATTTTTTGCAAGAAGAATAAGAGTGTAGATGTTGTAATTATGACAGCAGGAAAAGGAAATCTATCAACAAAAGATATAACGAAATTTAATGCTCAATATACAAAGCTATCAGTTAAAACTACAACAGATTTTCACGATAGATTTTTAATCATAGATAAAGTAGAAGTTTATCATATTGGAGCTTCTATCAAAGATGCTGGTAAAAAGAGCTTTGGAATTACAAAGATAGAAGATGAAGATTTAGTTAATAGTTTGGTAAATAAAGTGAGGTAGAGTATGGCGAATTTATATAATAAAAATTTTCAAAAAAGAAGTATAATTGTTCTGGTAATTTTAATGATATGATACGACTTGTTTTGAGATAAGCAAAACAATAGGATATGATAAGAGAAAATTAAGATCAAAGATGAGTGTAGTTGAGGTTAAATAATGTTAGAAAAGAGGTTGAATCGATGGATTCACAGTATATTGGAGCGAAGTTTTATAGCAAATCGGATTTGAGTATTGGATGGAACTTGGAAAAAGCTGAAAAAATAATTAATGTTTTTGATGAAACCAATACGGGATATACAATAAACAATATTTTGGAAATGTATAATATTTGTTTATTATTTGATTCTAAGGTTATGTTGCAGTCA
The DNA window shown above is from Sneathia sanguinegens and carries:
- the nusB gene encoding transcription antitermination factor NusB — translated: MEQRKIREEIFKILFEHELVSSNIFERTKQFLEENKLSNSKEEFINRFMKEYSENEQELVTGLKKYLKTWSFERLGVVEKVLLKMSYYEIVLKKEEYEIVINEAVELAKIYGDVKTRQFINGVLADLVKEMR
- a CDS encoding PP2C family protein-serine/threonine phosphatase, whose translation is MEKVIVFSNKEKTLIEIKKSTSYENIILDLGDLDIDPPFLNYILKIFRLLKSNKQKVVFISKKGLNNEMNKYFRFFQSLDEYRKMKIFTNFTIKIYLSNTYLRDLLRDTFVSNGFLTKEREELKFLNKEHDSKDRDIYIINFEKYQSEKLNEIKKIKAKNQNCKIVLLIDKQMAYRALRTVKLGVDSIIEKPVNIDEILATVKNLAMQSRLQKENEELNRKIEKELALASDIQKNLLPEKNIEFNGYRVEYLFQPSQKIGGDFCDVLKLDENRLAIIFADISGHGIPAALLSTMLKSLVVTEIKKYMKTNELLEKLNERIINIFPDGKFVSLFYLIIDSAKNTFTYCKGSQEPALLLRNNKVEKLETEGQVLGIFSKKNFPDLVNFEEKSMEFKKDDVILLYTDGITEAHNENGYYGDEHLEKVFLKEKQDIYKIKESLNEYILEDDLTLLTIWRDNENI
- a CDS encoding heavy metal translocating P-type ATPase, which encodes MKIYKVIGMSCKACAVKIEENLEKNGVKFKLNFIAEKLVIENKNGIDVVKVVENLGYKLVEDTEKVEEKEVNLGLVGVLSIISMSLAMSSIKNSGYFQLLLSLIVIFLSKDILFLGIKSIIKLTFTMYSLISLGVLISFVYSVYNLIILKTNLIYFDSTCMILFVVLLGKKIEKKLKKNTNKAIENLTSIIPDKGEVKIGDILTLNKDSIASFDGKILEGFGIFDEKLITGESKQKIKRKNDRVYAGCKLIDGNIKYIIDLKKEDMVIYRIKNMLELACKIQSPLTNFTDKLTKVFVPIVILISFFTYVIGRNINNAICVLLISCPCAIGLSIPICLIVIVGSLAKKNILIKDGSAILNSIKIDKIVFDKTGTLTKGKPIVKDISINAEDIEYVYNMEKNLSHPIAKSIKEYLKKNYVVEDKDINVRNYQGLGVGYSDYLVGSINLMLRKGIDVSKINNKYKDLSKEGKTVILISKYKEIRGLITLIDDINDNAPLFINYCKKNNIDMSILSGDNRYTTKYIADKLGIEKYNFEVLPYEKSKYIEDILEKDKVVAMVGDGINDIVAINNANIGIAINKGAIPTLETSDVVINDLMDITILQKYSKLCLRYIKENLFFTVIYNIFGIMIATGILGIQLTPMIASICMMLSSISVLLNTLRLKRSCNR
- the guaA gene encoding glutamine-hydrolyzing GMP synthase, with the translated sequence MREKILIIDYGSQYSQLIARRIREMEVYCEITSRVDVNKIGNDVKGIIFSGGPASVYEENSPSVDKKIFDLNIPILGICYGMQLITYLNGGMVEKSNKREFGKATLEIIEEGNPLFKGVPKESLVWMSHGDHITKMAKGFRTIAKTSSSNAAVCNDNKVYALQFHPEVLHSQYGKNMIENFIFDICKIEKNWKMGDVIKEKIEDIKKKTKGEKVLLGLSGGVDSSVAALLINKAIGDKLVCVFVDTGLLRKDEAIKVKKQYESIDSFNIVFVDAKKRFLEKLKGVVDPEEKRKIIGKEFIEVFNEQAKKLQEEKEIKFLAQGTIYPDVIESASEDGLSHTIKSHHNVGGLPKDCKFELIEPLRNLFKDEVRKLGKNLGLCDDLIKRHPFPGPGLGIRVIEEVTEEKVKLLQEADDIFIEELIKNGLYDKVSQAFVVLLPVKTVGVMGDVRTYEYVVAIRAVNTIDFMTATFSKLPYEFLEIVSNRIVNEVRGVNRVVYDISSKPAATIEWE
- a CDS encoding helix-turn-helix domain-containing protein is translated as MDKNMNKKALANACELSPATISKMGRGEFVSMDVLYRIGTKLGVDFGDMVSIIEQKK
- a CDS encoding ORF6N domain-containing protein is translated as MEVFISEDKNLVIVDNKEIQNIIYTIRGKKVMVDSDLAELYKVTTGNLNKAMKKNLSRFPEHFCFQLKELEYENLRFQNGSSNFNNNYGGRRYMPYVFTEQGIAMLFAVLKSDVAVEVSIKIMNSFVEMRRFLISNQELFSRLDRIELKQLETDKKLEEVFNYLATNTEVK